In a genomic window of Scomber japonicus isolate fScoJap1 chromosome 17, fScoJap1.pri, whole genome shotgun sequence:
- the LOC128377528 gene encoding E3 SUMO-protein ligase ZBED1-like, producing MYIAKDMVPIYTVEKPGFINMIKVLDPRYVLPSRKFFSDVALPNLYNSTRQRVAKELQEEVSFYSATTDLWSSRTMQPYMSLTVHFVNNDWTLRSVCLQTAYFPEDHTGEIVAQGLRDALNSWNLAEDRLICMTTDSGSNMIKALKDNAWPNLQCFGHRLHNAIENGVKEDPRINRAIGVCKKAVSAFSYSWKRRKDMSEVQAELGLPTHQLITESPTRWGSRQRMIERFLEQEKALVRVLGSDKRSRHLVPTWQDLDVLESINKAVKPLQEFTDALSGESYVSVSYIKPVLHLFKTSLLEPGEEDTELTKTIKGNIMRYLDDKYSDPVKDELLDMASLVDPRFRTTYIDPDKVEEVKKRVVAELMALPAPANNSTPQQPGTAVQVRQEDAQPPPKKKMTLAAFFKQNAVSSPNQSEAEKIETELKSYLLTPEVDPDTNPLEWWKRHQPNFPRLSVLAKRYLSIPATSAPSERVFSVGGGIVTCHRACLKPEVVDRLVFLAKNV from the exons ATGTATATAGCAAAGGATATGGTGCCAATATATACGGTGGAAAAGCCGGGGTTCATTAACATGATCAAAGTTTTGGACCCCAGGTATGTGCTACCTAGCCGAAAGTTCTTCTCCGACGTTGCCTTGCCCAATTTATACAATAGCACAAGACAACGGGTCGCAAAAGAGTTACAAGAAGAAGTGTCCTTTTACTCCGCCACCACCGATTTGTGGTCAAGTCGGACGATGCAACCCTATATGAGTCTCACAGTGCACTTTGTCAACAACGACTGGACTCTGCGGAGCGTCTGCCTTCAAACAGCATACTTCCCAGAGGATCACACGGGTGAAATTGTAGCCCAGGGGCTAAGAGATGCCCTCAACTCATGGAACCTTGCCGAAGACCGACTCATTTGTATGACTACTGACAGCGGCAGCAACATGATTAAAGCTCTGAAGGACAATGCGTGGCCTAACCTGCAGTGCTTTGGACACAGATTGCACAATGCTATCG AGAATGGTGTGAAGGAGGACCCACGGATCAATCGTGCTATTGGGGTATGTAAAAAGGCTGTGTCTGCCTTTTCTTACAgctggaaaagaagaaaagacatgaGCGAAGTACAGGCAGAGCTTGGTCTACCCACTCATCAGCTGATAACCGAGTCCCCGACCAGATGGGGTTCACGCCAAAGAATGATAGAGAGATTTCTCGAACAGGAGAAGGCTCTAGTCCGTGTCCTGGGTTCGGACAAGAGAAGTCGCCATCTTGTGCCCACTTGGCAAGATTTGGATGTGTTGGAGTCGATAAATAAAGCTGTGAAACCACTCCAAGAATTCACTGATGCACTCTCTGGGGAGTCCTATGTCAGTGTTTCATACATTAAACCAGTGCTCCATCTTTTCAAAACCAGTCTCCTAGAGCCAGGGGAGGAAGACACAGAGCTcaccaaaacaataaaagggAACATAATGCGGTACCTTGACGACAAATACAGTGACCCTGTAAAAGATGAGCTCTTGGACATGGCCTCACTGGTTGACCCAAGATTCCGCACAACCTACATTGACCCAGACAAGGTGGAAGAAGTCAAAAAAAGAGTTGTTGCTGAGCTGATGGCTCTACCTGCTCCTGCCAACAACAGTACACCACAGCAGCCTGGCACAGCTGTGCAGGTGCGCCAAGAAGATGCACAGCCTCCACCCAAGAAAAAGATGACTTTAGCGGCCTTCTTCAAACAGAATGCAGTGTCATCTCCCAACCAGTCAGAGGCAGAAAAGATAGAGACTGAGCTGAAATCTTACCTATTGACCCCTGAAGTGGACCCAGACACCAATCCTCTTGAGTGGTGGAAGCGCCACCAACCAAATTTTCCTAGGCTAAGTGTCCTGGCAAAAAGATACCTCTCAATCCCAGCAACAAGTGCACCCTCAGAGAGGGTTTTCAGTGTGGGGGGGGGCATTGTTACATGCCACCGGGCATGTCTAAAGCCAGAGGTGGTAGATAGGCTTGTCTTCCTGGCTAAGAATGTTTAG